Sequence from the Hymenobacter gelipurpurascens genome:
CGACGCCCAGCCCTTTGACGCGGCCTGGCAGCAGTCCATTCGGAAAGTACTGCTGACCTTCCGGGAGCAGCAGCGCAAGGCGGACCGGGGCTCCTACAAGTTTCAGCGCGAAACGGCCACGGCCACCGACACCCAGCCCATGAGCGGCTACGGCTACCCCGTGCGGCCCGTAGGCCTGATCTGCTCGGCCTTTCGGCCCAGCGACGACGCTACGCTCTACTCCTTTCTGGTGCCCAGCAACTTTTTCGCCGTAGTCAGCCTGCGCCAGGCCAGCGAGATGATGACCCGGCTGGCCAAGGACACTGCCACGGCCCGGGAGCTCTCCGCCCTGGCCGACGAGGTGGAAGCCGCCCTGCGCCGGTACGCGGTCATCGACCACCCCCAGCACGGCCGCCTATACGCCTACGAAGTGGATGGCTTCGGCAGCCAGGTGCTCATGGACGACGCCAACGTGCCCAGCCTGCTGGCCCTGCCTTACCTGGGGGCCGTAGCGGCCACCGACCCTATCTACCAGAACACGCGGCGGTTTGTGCTGTCCGAAAACAACCCCTTCTTCTTTAAAGGGCGGGCTGCGGAAGGCATCGGCGGCCCCCACGTGGGCCAGGACATGATCTGGCCCATTGCCATCACCATGCGCGGGCTCACCAGCGCAAGTGAGGCCGAAATCCGGGCCTGCGTGCAGAGCCTGCGCGCCACCCACGCCGGCACAGGCTACATGCACGAGTCCTTTCACAAGGACGATGCCGCCCAGTTTACCCGCAGCTGGTTTGCCTGGGCCAACACCCTCTTCGGCGAGTTTCTCTGGAAGGTTTACCAGGAAAAGCCCCAGCTGCTAACCTAGCCGGCTGCCGTTGCCGGCCCCGGCCGTTGTCCGGGCCAGCGAGCTCCGCTCGCGCACCGAAAAGCGTCGCCCCGGCCGGGGCCAGCCTGGTGCCGGCCTAGGTTAGCCGGGCGTGGTGGGTGAAACCGGGATACCGCCGCGGTGGTGGGTTGCAGCTGACGCCAGGCGGCTGTTCACTGGGGACATCCCCCACAAGTAGGCGCCCGCGGACAGAAAGAAGCCGACAAACCAGGCGTAGTTGTACACGTCGAGCAGCCAGCCCCAGACAAGCTCCCGGGGCAGCAGCCCGATTGTACTCAAAAAGCCGGGAATGTTGGGCAGGATGCCCACCCCCAGAGCCAGCAGGGACCTGGTATTGTAGCCCCGGTTATAGGCGTAGCTCCCCCCGTACTGGTACAGATCAGGCAGCGACAGCTGCTGCCGGCGGATAAAGTAGTAATCGGCAATCATGATGCCCCCGATGGGCCCCAGCAGCGCCGAATAGCCCACCAGCCAGGTGAAGATATAGCCCGAGGGGTCGGCTATCAGTTTCCAGGGGCAGATGAGCAGGCCTAGCACGCCCGTGATGTAGCCCCCAATTCTAAAGTCTATTTTCTCGGGAGCTAGGTTCGCGAAATCGTTGGCCGGGCTCACGATGTTGGCCGCAATGTTGGTGGCCAGAGTGGAGAGGGCCACGGCCAGCATGGCCACGGTTACCAGCACCTTGCTATCGAAGCGGCCCGCCAGCTCCACCGGGTCCCAGATGGTTTTGCCGTAGATAATAAAGGTGGCCGAGGTCACGACCACCCCGACAAACGCAAACAGCGTCATGGGCAGCGGCAGCCCCAGGGCCTGCCCCACGACCTGGGCTCGCTGGCTTTGGGCGTAGCGAGTGAAATCCGGAATGTTCAGCGACAGCGTCGCCCAAAAGCCGACCATGCCCGTCAGGGAAGGAAAGAAGAACGCCCAAAAGGCAGCCGAAGTCGTGAATTTGGCAGGCTGTGCCAGGATGGGCCCCAGGCCATGCCCCGCCGAAATAGCCCAGTACAAGAGGCCTAGCGCCGCAATGGGCAGGAAAAATGCCTTGAACACCAAAAGCTTCCGGATGCTGTCGACGCCCAGATGCACCACGTACATGTTCAGGAGCCAAAACAGCAGAAACAGCACCGCCGGCCCCGTAGGCAGCGCCCAGGAGGCCGGAAACACGGCGGGCAGCGTACCGATGGCGGGCAGCCAGAGCTTTACCAGCTGGTAGAGCGCCTGCCCGCCAATCCAGGTTTGAATACCGAACCAGCCGCAGGCAATGATGGCGCGCAGCATGGCCGGAATATTGGCTCCGCGCACCCCAAAGCTGGCCCGCGCCAGCACCGGAAACGGAATGCCATACTTCGCGCCGGCCCGCCCGTTCAGCACCATGGGCACCAGCACAATGCTGTTGCCCAGGAAAATGGTCAGGATGGCCTGCCACCAGTTCATGCCGCCCTCAATAAGGGAGCTGGCCAGCATGTAGGTGGGTATGCACAAACTCATGCTGATCCAGAGGGCGGCATAGTTCCAGGTGTTCCAGGTCCGGTCCGCCATGGCGACGGGGGCCAGATCTGCACTGGTCAGCCCGGCCTCGGGCGGGCGGGCGGTGGAGGGCTGAGGCGAATCCATGGGAAGTACAGCTTAAGTTAAGAATGCACAAGTAGCTGGTATTGATAATGATATAGTAGTGTGGATGTAGTGTTAGATGAGGCTACTCCTTGCTCGCCGGTTCCGTGCCAACCGGGGAAGGTGGGCCCAGCTGTCGCGCCTTGCCGGGCAGGGTCTTGTGCTTTTCCTTGCCCAGGGCCGCCGTGGGCTCGGGCACCCAGTGGTGTAGGCCACCCGCCTGCTCATCGTTGAAGGTCGTCGGGACGGAGCCAGCCAGGGTGCGCTCCTTCCAGGTCAGGTGCTCGGTCCCATCGTCGGTGCGCTCCATCGTGATGCACTGCTCCACGGGGCAGACCAGGGAGCAGAGGTTGCAGCCCACGCAGTTTTCCTCGATGATTTCAGGTACCCGGGTGCCCTCACGCAGGGCAATTGCCTGGTGGGCCCCGTCTTCGCAGGCCGTGTAGCAGAGCTGGCACCCGATGCACTTCTCCTCATGAATCTTGGCCGTTACCTTGTACTTCAGATTCAGATCCTCCCAGTGCTTTACATTGGGCAGGGCCTTGCCCACCATGTCGTAGATAGTGGCAAAGCCTTTTTCCGTCATGTACTGCTCCAGGCCGGCCGTCATTTCGCG
This genomic interval carries:
- a CDS encoding glycoside hydrolase family 125 protein is translated as MNRRHFLQGLSLLSGGALLKPTSLLAAGAPAFPVVRPAASQRRFRSRTVEAAIKEFQRKVPDAELGWLFENCFPSTLDTTVTYTLREGRPDTYIITGDIDAMWLRDSSAQVWPYLQFIPKDAELRQLVAGVINRQTRCILKDPYANAFYGDDAKVGEWKSDLTAMQPGVHERKWEIDSLCYPIRLAYHYWKSTNDAQPFDAAWQQSIRKVLLTFREQQRKADRGSYKFQRETATATDTQPMSGYGYPVRPVGLICSAFRPSDDATLYSFLVPSNFFAVVSLRQASEMMTRLAKDTATARELSALADEVEAALRRYAVIDHPQHGRLYAYEVDGFGSQVLMDDANVPSLLALPYLGAVAATDPIYQNTRRFVLSENNPFFFKGRAAEGIGGPHVGQDMIWPIAITMRGLTSASEAEIRACVQSLRATHAGTGYMHESFHKDDAAQFTRSWFAWANTLFGEFLWKVYQEKPQLLT
- a CDS encoding NCS1 family nucleobase:cation symporter-1; its protein translation is MDSPQPSTARPPEAGLTSADLAPVAMADRTWNTWNYAALWISMSLCIPTYMLASSLIEGGMNWWQAILTIFLGNSIVLVPMVLNGRAGAKYGIPFPVLARASFGVRGANIPAMLRAIIACGWFGIQTWIGGQALYQLVKLWLPAIGTLPAVFPASWALPTGPAVLFLLFWLLNMYVVHLGVDSIRKLLVFKAFFLPIAALGLLYWAISAGHGLGPILAQPAKFTTSAAFWAFFFPSLTGMVGFWATLSLNIPDFTRYAQSQRAQVVGQALGLPLPMTLFAFVGVVVTSATFIIYGKTIWDPVELAGRFDSKVLVTVAMLAVALSTLATNIAANIVSPANDFANLAPEKIDFRIGGYITGVLGLLICPWKLIADPSGYIFTWLVGYSALLGPIGGIMIADYYFIRRQQLSLPDLYQYGGSYAYNRGYNTRSLLALGVGILPNIPGFLSTIGLLPRELVWGWLLDVYNYAWFVGFFLSAGAYLWGMSPVNSRLASAATHHRGGIPVSPTTPG